The DNA sequence TTCTGTAGCCAGCCAGGTACGCCCCAACTGTTGGCCGGCTGTTGAACTGATGGTGACCGGTGTTTCCGTCAGGCTACCCCCGTCGTGTCCGAGCACCAGCGCTGTCACGTCGGCACTGAATGCATTGCCATTGGCGGCATTGTCCGCAGCCATGGCCCCCAGCGCTACCGCAAGGATATCCGCTCCCGACTGCTTCTGGTTAAGATCGGAGGCATCATCCCGGGCGATACCAAAAACATCGTTGTGATACGCCGCATTTGTTGAGGCATTCCAAAGGACCGTAGCGTCGGAGGCAACATAATTCCGATTGATGGTGAGCCCGTACTTAATCGCCAGATAGGATTCGATCGGCCCCAAATTGGCAGAAACATCGTCGCTGTAAACCAGCAATTCGCTGAGTTCAAAGCTCCCGCCGGCATGGTTGGCTACATAGGCCTCCCCGATGGAATACGCCCCACCACCATCTGTGTCTATGCCTTGCGATGTCACAACAGGCGTTCCCGCAACCGCATTCAGGTATGTGGTATACTGTGTGCCCGTGTAATTGGCCGTAACCAGTGACCAATTGGCTGCATCCGCCGCCGTTCCTGGTGAGTAAGCAAGCAAGTTACTGGCAAAGCTGTTGTCGAAAGCACCCCACGCAGCGCTGGCATTGCCACGCTCAATCCGATGCTCTGCCCCCTGCCCCGATAAATTGAAAACAGATTCGAAATCGGCTGACCCTTCATCAACAAGCACTGCAAAGATGGTGATTGTGTTGTCGTCATCCATGTTCAGGCCCTGCGTACCTTGCAGATACTCTGTTGATGCATTCCATTCCAGCGAAGGGTTGTAGTTCACCCCGGCGCTGTTCTGTGTAATTGTGCCGGCACCAGCAGAAGCGTCATTGCTTTTGCTACTCTGGTCAGCCCATGTAGCCACGTTGCCAGATGCCAGCGACACGCCGGCATCTGCTTTAAGCCATAATTCCAGATTGGCATTCACGCCACCCGGCATTACCAGATCAGCGCTAAAGCTAAAAAACGCACCATTGGCAAAATCTACCGTTGTGCTCAGCGTACCGTCTCCGTTATCAGTCAGGGCTGTTTCTGTTGGTGAAGTAAACGCGCTGCTGCTGCTGACAATAAGATGGGTTACCCCGTAGGTGTCAGGGATTTGGATTTCAACGGTCCCTACGGTGCCTGTCTCGGCGACATTCCAGACACGCGTCATCCGTGTGTTGGTGGCTGTGCCGGCAAATGCAGTAGACACTCCCGTGCCGGCATTGTCGTGGCCCCAGGCCATAAACGTCAAATCTGCATCGAAGGTATTTGCATTGGATGCATTTTCGGCTGCCAGCGTCCCAAGTCCTATTTCAACAATTCCCCCACTTGCGCTGGTTGCCTGTTTTTGGTCGAGCGCAGATCCGTCGTCGCGACCTATACCAGCCACGTCGTTGTGATACGACGCGTTTGCTGTAGCATCCCATATCGTAGACCCATCGCTGGCCAGGTAGTCGTGCCCCAGCATCAGGCCGTATTTGAGTGCAAGATAGCTTTCCACCTTGTTCAGGCTAACGGTGGACAATTCCTGCTCGTAAGCAACAACCTCAAGTATGTCCCCATCAAAGCCGGCTCCGGAACTGCTTTGTCCCACATAGGCAAACGAAGCCGTAGTATTCATCACACGCGGACTTCCTCCTAGCGTGCTCAGGCCAGTGATTTCGGTGCCGTTGAGATACATCTGCCACTCATTGGATTGGGCTGCATCCGGCAATGTGAAACTGGCCAGCGTGGGCTGTCCATCTGAAAGTGGTGATGTATTTGTCCCGTACGTGTGATTGTTCACCCCAATCTTCATCGTCGACTCATTAAACGTAAAGCCAATTCGCCTGCCCACAGCATCTGTCCCGTGATTCATAATCGACAGTTCGCTTTCATTATCGGGTATGGCTACAAACAGGTAGCTACGTGGATTGGTTGTCCCGGGCAAAAGGGCGGGATCCAGCGAAAAGTACTGCGGCTGGGTTTTATCAAACGTGATACCCGGATGGTAATTGAGCGTACCACTCGTTAATGTCGGCTGTTGCGCAGTTGTACCCTGGGAAGCATCGTTGCTGTTACTGCTCTGATCAGCCCAGTCAGTCACACTGCTGCCGCTCGTTGTAGTGCCGGCATCTGCCTTTAGCCATAATTGCAGGTCAGTATCCACACCACCGGGCGCAACCAGCGGCTCCGGTCTATCCAGCGTCGAGGTGTAGTAGCCGTTTCCGTGTGTGCCAATCGCCACATATCCATCGCTATTGCGGATGTCGATCATATCGACAATCACATTGCCTATATCCGTGGGCCCTTCCTGCGTCCACACGGTAGAGATGCCATTGAGGGTAGTTGTTGCATACAACCCGGTGCTGGTGCCTGCAAAATACTGTGACTCAGCATCAGAGATTTTCCCAATTTTGATCCACCGTACAGAAGGGCCACTCCCGCTGCCGTCTACATTCTCCTCCAGCGAACCACTGATGTCGGTCCAGGATGCGCCGGCGTCATCAGAATGAAAAACACTTTTTACCGAGTAGTTGGAGAATACTACAACCACTTCATCCGCGTTTTCTGGATGCACCGCAATGCTATTTACATAGGCACTGCCCGGAAAAAGACCCGACGTAATATCTACGGCAGCAGGATCACCTGTGTCCGCATTGTCAAGTCGATACACCTTGCCAACCGACGTGCCGTAATACACCCGGTGATCGGGGTTGGACTCCGATGCAACCACTGCGCTGATCACCCCGCCCCCACTCGTTGTTGAATTGGACAGCGTTTGCCACCCGATGGTGTGTGTTGAGCCTTGATAATTGGGGATGCTAGACAGGCTCGTGTTCCGGTAGATGCGCTGCGTTCCCGGCAAATACATAATCTCGCTATCATTCGGATCCAGCACAAACGGATGGATAAACAGGTAACTAGAAATCAAGCTTGTGGAGACGAGTGCCCACGATGTCAACTGATTGGAAGTGTTGTACGTAAGGCGATAAATCTGCCCGTTCTGAAACGAGGCATACCGGAGGTCACCATCATCCAGCAAAGACACAAAGGCCCCATCTCCACTCCAAATTTGCTCTCCAAGCGTTGAGGCATCCGGGTCGTCCACAAACCAGGTCCCGTTGTCCTGCGTCCCGCCCAGCAATGCCATATTGGCTTCAGACGTGTGGTCCACTGCAACGGAGTAAAACTGGCCGCTCAGGTAACCCCGATTTAGCGAGGTCCAGGATACTTCCGCAGCCAGATTGTTGGCTGTACGATGGATACCGCCATCACTGCCTGAGTACATGATATCAGGGTCTGTTGGCGAGAAAACAAGGATATGCTGATCAGCATGATGTGGTCCAGACCAGTCGTCAGTTGCCCCCGAGTAGCCCCCAATCCAATCGGTACTTGTGGTTTGAAAACCATCCCGGGAACGATAGAGCGAGGTGCCGCCAATAAAAACCGTGTGTTCGTCATCGGGTTTGACAGCAATAAGCAGATCATAACCACTCTGAGAATCAAAGACGCCATTGGAAAACGAGCCGAAACCCGGAATATTGGCAGAACGGTTCACCCATGTAGTTGTCGAATGGGTATACTTCCAGAGGGAGTGGTCGTAGGTGCCCGCACCGGGAGTATTGGTAATTGTGTAGAGCACATCTTCATTGGAAGGCGCAAGCGCAAGCGCTGTACGCGACGAGCCAACGGCCCAGCCCACCGGCTTGATGTTGCTCCAGGTTATCCCATCCGTTGATCGCCAGATGCCGGCGTTTGTACCGGTTAGTGCTGCGTAAAGTACACCCGTAGAAGAAATCACAACATCCGCATACAACGCACCCGAACTGGATAACACCTCGGTCCACGAAGTACCGCCGTCCACGCTGCGGTAAATCCCGCCATACGTAGCGGCATATACTTCATCTTGCGCAAGGTTGGAGGCATCTGTGACGACACGCCAGATGAAGTCCATTTCCTGGTCAAAAGACTCCGGCCGGCCTGTCGAGGTACTGGCAAGCAGCGTCCACGAGTCTCCCCCATCCGTCGATTTGTAAATCCCGTCTCCATAAAAATAGGCCCCGCTTGCGGAAGCACTGTTGCCCGAGAGTTCGCCGGTGCCAGCATACCAGGTATCTGTATTGCCGACACGCGTATCCTGCACAATTGAGGTCACGCTCAGTAGTTGCGTTGGCGTCAGGGTTTGTGTCCAGCTTGTACCGCCATTGGTAGACTTCCAGATACCGCCTGATACAGCCCCAGCTATAAGTGTGTTGGCATCTGTGGCGTCAACGGCAAGGGCGCGGGTACGGCCCCCCAGTGTATCCGGTCCGGCCTGCGTCCAGACGGCCGGCGCACGTTTGGCCAATGATTGTGTCTGCCGGGCCATTGCGCGCGAAAAAACGAGCTCCTTTTGTTTGATGTTTGGAGGCAAAGCGCCGGTCGCAGGATCTTTTGTGCGTTCAAACTCCCAGCGGGAGCGTGATTCCGGGGTATTGGTGGGCGCTTCCGGAACGGCGGGTGGATGTTCGGGAAGAGCCAGATACAGGATGCCCAACAGGGCCAGACAGAGCGTGCCGGCTAGTACAGTGGATACTCGCATACGTGTGGTAATAAAAGCGCGACATATCGCGCTGAATTATTCGGTGATAGCAGGTACGAGATGGCGCGTACCTGGATGCCGCGTGTTACAGGTTGAGGTGTGGAGGGTACTGTGGTGGCGGGCAAATCATCGTTTGCACGTTTGGTAGGTGTATCGCCCTGAAACCTGCCTGGATAAGCATAAAATCTATCCTTGCGCTGGTAGCTGGATGTGTCGTGGCAAAAAAAATCCACGCGACTAATTTTTTCGGATGCGTGGCCGATGACTCTGAAAAGCTCTATAACTGCGCTCCTGTCAAGCGTCGCCGGTCCCTCTTACACACAACGGCATTCCATCTGCCAGCCGGCCCCATGGCTTGTCCGCAGCCTGTATTTTTAGAATAAACTCTCTACAGACCATGATTGAGGTTGGCGGCTACTCCCGGAGCCTGGAAATGCTGTACGCATTCTCCTCAAACAATCATCAGATAAGCACCCGACAACAACGCCTGTCGACAGGTAATGCTATTAACCGGGCTGAAGAAGACGCTGCCGGCATCAGCATTGCTGCACGACTGGAATCTCGCATCAGGGGCCAGGCCCAGGCGCTCGCAAATATTGAGGATGCCAAAAGTCTGCTTAACATTAAAGAGCAAAACCTTACCAGCGTCCAGGAAATCCTGATTACCATGCAGGAGAAGGCAACCCAGGCGGCAAACGATACCCTCGACTCCCAAGCCCGAGATCTCGTTACCCGGCAGCTGCAGTCGCTTGCAGCGGAGATTACCACGACGCTCACCACGGCTTCTTATGGTGATGTATCGCTCAATACTTCATCAGCGTTTACCTTTCAAGTAGGTGAAGAAGCAAGCGAGTCATTTGTTGTGGAGAACAGCGACGAACAGGCAGAAACATTGAGCCTGGGTACGTTGAATGACGGCATTGCGTCATGGGACGCACTTTCGGGCACCGGGTATATCATGTATACCGAGACAGATATTTTCACGCGCTTTGGCGCTAACCCCGGATTTAATACAGCAGAAAATCTGGTTGCCGTAGTAAACCAGGGTGGACAATGGTACTGGAGCAGTTGGGGAGGCCTGACCGCATTTACGCCGGAAAACTCGGATCAATTGCTGGCTGAAGTAGATTTTGACAGCGATACGGTGGTAAACCTTGAGGGCACGGAAACCACCATAGAGGGCATCAGCGCCGGCTATGAAAGCGGTGACCTTGTCATCACACCCAACCAATTCGGGACCCCGCCCGCCGGCTCTCCCGAGGACTTCCATGTGCAGGGCACATCGGTTGTTATCCCCCCGCCAACGCTGGCTGATGAGCTGACATTTTCTGCTGCCCAACTCACTGTATCAACAGCCGCCGCTGCACGATCTCTCATGGGCAGTGTTGAATCAGCGCTCGAAACCCTGAATACAGAAATACAGGCCATTGGCGAATACCAGCAAATGTTGACACTCAAAAGCGAATTTCTGAGCACGAAGCGAATCAACGCTTCTCAGGCAAAAAGTAGAATCATGGATGCTGACTTTGCCAAAGAACAAATCGAACTGGCCAAACTGGAAATACTGCAAAACACAGGCGCATCGTCGCTGTCTCAGGCTGTTTCGGACAACAACCTCGTGTTACAACTCCTCTAGCACAACCGCCCGGCAGACGCGGCGTAGCTGCTACGGCGCATCGAGGTAAGATGCCACCAATTCATTGAACCGCGACAGGCCGGCCTCCAGGTATGGCAGTGGTAATGCTGAGCTGATCCGCAAGTGATGATCCATGCCAAAACAATCACCCGGTACCATCAGCACACTCTTTTCCTGCCGCAACCGCGCGGCAAACCGGGTTGAATTGACCGGAAGATTATAACGCACAAAAGAAAGCGCTGATGCCCGTGGCGGCGCCATCTCAAAGACACCGGGATGGACACGCAAGTACCTGTTGAGGGTCGCAAATCCGGTTTGGATGAGCGCACGCGTTCGGTTGATCAGTGCAGATCGGACATCAAGGGCAGCGCTGGCCAGTATGTTTGAAAGCATCGTGGTGCTCACCACGGCGTACTCGTGCCGGCGCCACAACGCTTCAATAGTATCGCTGGGTCCAACCATCCACCCGACACGCAGCCCGGGTAACCCGTAAGCCTTGCTCATACTGTTGACAGCAATGACGCGGTCATATTTACCGTAAAGCGTTTCCGTTTCGGGTGCGCCATCGTGTTCGGTGCCGGCGTAGACTTCATCTGCCAAAATCCAGGCTCCCACCCGGTCAGCAACCCGAATGAGCGCCTCAATTTCAGAAGCCGTTAGCATTGATCCCGTTGGATTATTCGGATTCACAATGGAAATCACCCGCGTGTTGTCGCTGACCCGATCCTCCAGTTCTCCAACATCCAGACGCCATCCTTCTGCTTCGTCCAATGCAAGGTGATGCACGTGTACGCCGATATTGGCTGCCATGCCGCCAAACTGCAAATAGGTGGGTCGCAACGCCAGCACGTCATCGCCGGGTGCAAGCAACGTTGTAGCCGCCAGCAAATTTGCCTCGGAAGCACCAACAGTTACCAGTACATTTTCAGCTGTTGCATCAGGATAAAGCGCAGCAATTTTTTCTCGCAATGCCTCGGCGCCATTTACCTCGGGATAGTTAATTGGTACATCCGCAAGATCACCAAATCCGAGCCCTGCCATTTCAAGCAACTCAGCCAGTTTCACCGGATGTACGCCGCTTTCCGAGTAGTTGTAGTCAACAAACTGCTCGTTTTCTGACAGAAATTGCTCCAGCGTAAAAGGCTTAAAGGTCATGGGCAAGGCTCCGGGATATTTAGCCGATTGACGAACGCACAGCTACAGGCTCGAGCGTGGTCAGCTCAGAAATTTTAACCAATCGGTTTTCCTTGATGCTTTTACGGGCAGCGATACCTACTAGACTAGACATTGCGCCGTCGCGAAAGCCGGCTGACTGGCGGTATGGGTCGGGCGCATCCGGGTTTACAAAGATTTTGTCTTTCAAACGCGTATCTCCTCCACCGTGTCCGCCGCCCCCATGCGGTACCTGGATCAATTGGGTGTAGCCAAAATTATCTGTTAGACGGAGCTCGTCGTAAGCCTCTCTCGGCCAGGGTTGGCGTTCCTGAACCCAGGCTTCAAGCCGGCCCTTGGTGCCATTAAACGCAATGCGGTACCCTTCATAAGGCGAGTAGGTGGTACAGGAATAAGAGACCTGCACATCGTTCGCGTACTTAATTTGCGCACCCATTTTGTCGTAGATGTCAATTTCATCCGACCACACGCATCCATCGCGCAGGTATCCGTCGTGATGTTCGTGGTCTACGTAGAGCTTCTTCAGGGTCTCATTTTTGGTGATATCCCAATGAAAATCACAAGATTGCTTGTGGGGACAGCTACGGCAGTTTGTATGCCGGAAATCATTGTTGCTGCCGTAAAACTCCAGGCCACCGTGCGCAAACACTTGCGTAGGTTCTGAATCGAGCCACCAGTTTAGCAGGTCAAAATGATGGGCTGCTTTGTGCACCCATAGCGAGCCGCCAAACTTTTCTTTGCCATGCCACCGGCGGAAGTAATCCGCCCCGTGGTATACATCCAAATACCAGTGAAAATCGACCGAAGTTACTCGCCCGATTTCACCTTGCATGAGCAACTCTTTCATTTTTTGACGGTGCGGCGAGTAGCGATAGTTGAACGTAACGGTGAGATTTTTACCCGTCTCCGCTTGTTTATCGATAATCGCCTGGCATTTCTGCTCGTCTGTGGTCATCGGCTTTTCCGAAATCACGTCACAGCCAAAGTCCATCGCTTTAACGATGAACTCGTGATGGGTGGAATCGACGGTGGTTACAATCACCATGTCGGGTTTGCCTTCACGCAGCATCAGATCAAAATCTGTATACGTTTTACAGTCCACGCCGATATACGCCTTGCCATAGGCCAGCCGGCCCGGGTTGTTGTCGCACAGCCCTACAAATTCCACTTCGTCAGCGTATTCACGCGCCACAGAACGTCCCCACATGGTAGTGCCGCGGATGCCCGTGCCTACCAGGGCTACTTTCATCTTTGCCTTTTTTGCCCCAAAAGCAATCCCCGGCCCTACAGCAGTTCCTGCAACAGCTGCGCTACTTGTTGCCAAAAATTCCCTACGCGACACATTTTTGTTGCTGTGCATAATGATTCCTCAATCAAAATTTCCCAAATGCGGTGGACATCAAGTTGTGGTATGTGGCTGATTGTGCCAGGCACGCCAATATAAACAGAAATACTACAAATTGAGGGGATAACTCACCAAAATCGACCTATCAGCAACAGAAGAAAAAACCTCAACAAAGTGGGTTTTAATACCGGTCTCCGTGCAGATCGCATTCGCTCCTGCCCCTACTGCAAGCAATTTGGGCAACTGATTTTTTGATTTTTGAAAACGGTTTCATAAATTCCTGAAAAGGTTTTCAAAAAAAGGAATGGCTACACCACCTCATCCATGCCTGCTGACATTTAATCTCCCTCCTAAAAACGATTAAACATTATGCGTTTGAACAAGCTACTATGTTTTGCACTTTCACTGCTTTTGATGCCGGGGCTGGTTTCTCAATTAGCCACCGCACAGGATGTAGTCTTTGATGACATGGAGCATGCAGATCCAGACAACAATGGCTGGTTTGCCTTTGGCAGTGACATTGGCGGTGGCGGGTATGCCATCGAAGACATGGACCTCCCTGCTGACAACGGTGGCGCAGCTGCGCTTAGCGTTGGCTTTGGCGGTGCAGCCGGCTTCATTGGCGGGTTTGGACGTACCAACCCGGTGGACCTTAGCAATGTGGACCATTTCAATTTCTGGATCAACCCGGCAGCCGACCAAAGCTATACGCTCGAAATCAACTTCCAGGATGATGACAACGGCGATGACGACATCCCCAACCCGTCTGCCGATGACGATGAATACCAGTTCAACTGCGTCGTTGGCCCTAACGGCCCTTGTGCTGTGAGTGGTGGTGGCTGGCAGTTGGTTGAAATCCCGTTTTCGGAGTTGTTTGATGACAATTCGTTTCATACCGGGGGCAACGCGGCCTTCGATCCAACGCCAACCTCTGCGGGCGGCAACGGGCAACTGGTCAACGTTGTGATCGCAATTATTGGCACCGGTACGGATGCCAACTTCCTGACAGATTACTGGGTGTTTACCCAGGGTGCGCTGTCAACGGACATCGAAGAAGCCGGCATCCCAACGGACTTCGCGCTCATGCAGAACTACCCCAACCCCTTCAATCCATCAACTGCCATCACGTTTAATATGCCACAGGCGGAAACGGTGAATCTCTCCGTGTTCAACCTCCTGGGCCAGCGTGTTGCTACGTTGATCGACGGGGCACAGCTGCAGTCCGGACAGCACACCGTTTCTTTTGATGCCACCAACCTGCCAACAGGCATGTACATCTACCGCCTAACCGCTGGCACCTCGTTTGCGCAAACGCGCCGCATGACGCTGGTGCGCTAAATACAGGTAATAACGGAACACGAAAGGCCAGGCTGACGATGCGTCAGCCTGGCCTTTTTTATGAATGTCGATTCTCGAGCGCCAAATGCCGCTTGGTTTATTTTGGCGCTTTCGCCGCCAATCAACAGCCAGATCCCACAAACCGGCGTCTCCGATATACAGGCTGTCTCAAGATTAGTCCAGCAAAGGGGCCCACAGCATCGCAATACGGGCTGTTTTGACTGTATTTAAGGTGTGGCGCAATTTCTGCTTTCTCCTTTCCATAACAAGGGCGCACTTCTTGTTCATCCCCTCGCCAACCGTGACACTGCCATGCAGAATGCTACTATAAAAGCGACGCTTACCCTTGCCCTCCTCTTTTTTACACAACCGCTAATTGCAGCTCCAATGCCGGATGACGACATCCAGCCGGGTGACTTGCTGTTCTTCTGGATCAGCGACAAAGGCCGGCACGTGGGCATTTACCTTGAAGACGGCAAATTCTTTCACGCCTCTACTTCAGAAGGCGTGACGATCAGCCGGCTCGATGCTGATTACTGGCGCTATCGCCTCATCTCCGTCCGCCGTGTAAATCATGACGTATCCCTGGATGCATTGAAGCGCGCCTTCAGGCAATACGACCCTGCAGCCTACAAGTACGGCGCCGTTGGCCCCAATCGATTCGACTGCTCGGGGCTCGTGCAACGCGTATTCAGAGAACACGGTGTTGACTTGCCCCGCACCACGCGCACCCAATTGGGGGTTGGTCGGAAAGTGATGTCGGGCCGCGACTACCTGTTGCGGAACCGGCGATAATGCCGACACAGCGGGATCAGGCCTAATCGGATCTTTGCAGCAATTTGGTTAAGTTGCCCTCTCACAACCTAGCCCAAATGCAAGCTTAGCTCGTGAATTTGCCGCACCTGCCTCCCAACACCATAGCACTCAGCGCATCCAGACTTATCCTAACAGGCTATTGCTGGATGTGCTGTTTTTCCCTGCTCCTGTGCATCAACCAATCAGCAGTGGCACAATCAGCGGCTGATTGGCTCATCGATAATTCCGCTTACCCGGCACGTATAACTACAGATGAATCTGCTGACAAAGTGGTCCTCTCAAACGGACTCATTGCCCGCACCTTTAAACTCGCACCAAACGGTGCGACGATTGGGTTTGATAACCTGATTACCAGTGAATCCATCCTGCGGGGCGTAAAACCCGAAGCGGTAGTCCTGATCGACAGCGTGCGGTATGCCATTGGCGGACTTACCGGACAACCCAACTATGCTTACCTTCAGCCTGGTTGGATTGACACGATGGTATCAGATTCCACTGCATTTCAATTTGTAGGCTATGAGACATGGTCCATCGAAGCGCCATTTGGCTGGAAGAGGGTCAGGCATCATGACGAAGATCTTGCGTGGCCGCCCAAAGGTGTGGCGCTGCGTATGGACTATCAACCGCCAGCGCACGCAACTTGGCTGGAAGGGGTCACTGTTTCTGTGCACTACGCGCTATATGACGGCATCCCGGCCTACAGTAAGTGGATCACGGTTCAGAACAACGCAGATGCGACAATCAACCTCGACGCGTTTACGAGCGAAATACTGGCCGCTGTGGAGCCGGCATCTTGGGTTGAAACGCGCGGCGTGCCCATGCCGACGCCCAACCTGCACGTAGAAACCGATTACGCCTTTGGTGGCATGCGTCCGGAGAATGCCAACCGGCTGTCTGTGCATTGGGTTAAAGATCCAGACTACGACACCCAGGTAAACTACCTCCGTACCACTCCTGCCCTGTTAGAAGTGCGGCCGACATACGGCCCCAATCAAACCATTAACGCAGGGAGTACCTTCACCTCTTTCAGGGCATATATACTCGTTTATGATACTACAGAAAGAGAACGCAAAGGCCTGGCAAAGCGCAAATTCTACAGGACCATTGCCCCGTGGGTTACCGAAAACCCGATTATGATGCATGTACGTTTTGCAGATTGGGAAAGCGTAAAGAAGGCCATTGACCAGGCAGCTGAAGTTGGATTCGAAATGGTGATTCTGACGTTTGGCAGCGGGTTCGACATCGAAAACCAGGACCCGGCCTATCGGGCAGAAATGAAACGTTACGCGAGCTATGCCCAATCCAAAGGCGTGGAACTGGGTGGGTATTCGCTGTTATCGAGCCGGCGTATTGAACCAGATTCAGATAACACGGTCAATCCGGATACCGGCGAACCCGGCGGCCAAACCCATGGCTTCAGCCCGGCGCTCGCGAGCCCCTGGGGACAAGCATACTTCGACAACCTGTATGACTTTTACAGCACCTCCGGCTTCACCCTCCTCGAACACGACGGCTCTTACCCGGGTGACCTCGATGCAGCCGCCCGCCCTCCCCTGCAAAAGGGCGTACACGACTCGCGTTGGGTGCAGTGGCAGATCATTGCTGATTTCTACAAGTGGTGCCGGGCGCAGGGTATTTACCTGAATGTGCCCGACTGGTACTTCCTCGTCGGCTCAACCAAAGTGGCAATGGGCTATCGGGAAACAAACTGGTCCCTCCCCCGCATCCAGCAGGTGATTCACGCGCGACAGAATATCTACGATGGGACATGGGACAAAACTCCTTCGATGGGCTGGATGTTTGTCCCGCTCACAGAGTACCACGGCGGCGGCGAGGCTGCTACGATTGAGCCGCTGGACACGCACCTGTCCCATTATGAGCAAATGTTAGCCAACAACATGGGCGCCGGCGTCCAGGCCGCCTACCGCGGCCCGCGCCTGTACGACACCCCGCGTACCAAAGCGATGGTAATGAAATGGGTGAACTGGTACAAACAGTACCGTGACATCCTCGAAAGTGATCTCATCCACGGCCGCCGCGCAGATGGGCGGGATATCGATTGGATGCTGCACGTAAATCCCTTTCTCGAAGAAAAAGGGATGCTCGTTGTATTTAACCCACTCAAAGAAGAAGTCAGCCGCACGCTAAGGGTCCCGCTGTATTATACAGGCTTAACAGACAGCGCTGTTGTTGGGCACGCAGGTA is a window from the Bacteroidota bacterium genome containing:
- a CDS encoding T9SS type A sorting domain-containing protein, producing MRVSTVLAGTLCLALLGILYLALPEHPPAVPEAPTNTPESRSRWEFERTKDPATGALPPNIKQKELVFSRAMARQTQSLAKRAPAVWTQAGPDTLGGRTRALAVDATDANTLIAGAVSGGIWKSTNGGTSWTQTLTPTQLLSVTSIVQDTRVGNTDTWYAGTGELSGNSASASGAYFYGDGIYKSTDGGDSWTLLASTSTGRPESFDQEMDFIWRVVTDASNLAQDEVYAATYGGIYRSVDGGTSWTEVLSSSGALYADVVISSTGVLYAALTGTNAGIWRSTDGITWSNIKPVGWAVGSSRTALALAPSNEDVLYTITNTPGAGTYDHSLWKYTHSTTTWVNRSANIPGFGSFSNGVFDSQSGYDLLIAVKPDDEHTVFIGGTSLYRSRDGFQTTSTDWIGGYSGATDDWSGPHHADQHILVFSPTDPDIMYSGSDGGIHRTANNLAAEVSWTSLNRGYLSGQFYSVAVDHTSEANMALLGGTQDNGTWFVDDPDASTLGEQIWSGDGAFVSLLDDGDLRYASFQNGQIYRLTYNTSNQLTSWALVSTSLISSYLFIHPFVLDPNDSEIMYLPGTQRIYRNTSLSSIPNYQGSTHTIGWQTLSNSTTSGGGVISAVVASESNPDHRVYYGTSVGKVYRLDNADTGDPAAVDITSGLFPGSAYVNSIAVHPENADEVVVVFSNYSVKSVFHSDDAGASWTDISGSLEENVDGSGSGPSVRWIKIGKISDAESQYFAGTSTGLYATTTLNGISTVWTQEGPTDIGNVIVDMIDIRNSDGYVAIGTHGNGYYTSTLDRPEPLVAPGGVDTDLQLWLKADAGTTTSGSSVTDWADQSSNSNDASQGTTAQQPTLTSGTLNYHPGITFDKTQPQYFSLDPALLPGTTNPRSYLFVAIPDNESELSIMNHGTDAVGRRIGFTFNESTMKIGVNNHTYGTNTSPLSDGQPTLASFTLPDAAQSNEWQMYLNGTEITGLSTLGGSPRVMNTTASFAYVGQSSSGAGFDGDILEVVAYEQELSTVSLNKVESYLALKYGLMLGHDYLASDGSTIWDATANASYHNDVAGIGRDDGSALDQKQATSASGGIVEIGLGTLAAENASNANTFDADLTFMAWGHDNAGTGVSTAFAGTATNTRMTRVWNVAETGTVGTVEIQIPDTYGVTHLIVSSSSAFTSPTETALTDNGDGTLSTTVDFANGAFFSFSADLVMPGGVNANLELWLKADAGVSLASGNVATWADQSSKSNDASAGAGTITQNSAGVNYNPSLEWNASTEYLQGTQGLNMDDDNTITIFAVLVDEGSADFESVFNLSGQGAEHRIERGNASAAWGAFDNSFASNLLAYSPGTAADAANWSLVTANYTGTQYTTYLNAVAGTPVVTSQGIDTDGGGAYSIGEAYVANHAGGSFELSELLVYSDDVSANLGPIESYLAIKYGLTINRNYVASDATVLWNASTNAAYHNDVFGIARDDASDLNQKQSGADILAVALGAMAADNAANGNAFSADVTALVLGHDGGSLTETPVTISSTAGQQLGRTWLATETGATGTLELQFDLTGVSVTGTSAQDFYLVLDTDTDPSNGSRQLIRASSFASDVATFTSVDVEDGDYLMLLTDYVAGTTDAPLADGQAAAGVLGQPGLGSGGANNGGVSASTTDGPSFLAIGPTGKLFVSDTDNNRILRWSSASAASNGSAAEAVLGQANFTASSSNRGGTVAANTLYEPHGLFVSTTGALYVADSRNNRILRFDNAENAGNGVAADAVLGQADFVSNDANRSGSPAANTLRWPMDLYVDGSGALWASDWLNHRVLRYDNVAAKANGAAADGVLGQAGFTSNSRMWKDNTDGDSFVYPSGVCVDQNGVLWVADSGNSRVLRFDAAAGKANGAAADGVLGQPDFTSWRTIRGTGTAANTLQWPDAGLDVDNNGRLWVADRWGDRVVWFHNAASKANGADADGIIGQPGFTTRDGVVDNNSFNGANDVLVDESNDYVWVADNNHNRVLRFDGTDLALGKINTLAVSHMLDFWLMASADVYADPEVSTTAHAADPVHVWLDQSRHGFTALADTPPVFVENAVNGYPAIQFDSDDARMRIEGGIFGEQDLSSATVWAVIAGDEGRADDTFALEVMSSAGSSINTDGPPDAGESTAASAGGETLLLGDIALTTGMVAELMATYQTPSEAESGMVATYLALKYSLPFTKSYVSTTGDTLWDRALHPDFATGIAGIGRDDAFGLLQTRAKAAGVEQVLTVTRPVAEEAMAFEDNNSYTLWGHNDESLAINLPTDVFKAPYQMNRVWFIQETGNVDSLNVILPAGTRAEYLLIDHTPAFADPELVALSYGKDAAYLEAFLDVDEAAYITFGARTAYEGFNALPNELTLYQNYPNPFNPVTNIQFDLPVAAPATLVLYDVLGRQVDVLVDEEMQAGTHSITFDAAGLASGVYFYRLHVQGEVRTKKMLLAK
- a CDS encoding flagellin, with protein sequence MIEVGGYSRSLEMLYAFSSNNHQISTRQQRLSTGNAINRAEEDAAGISIAARLESRIRGQAQALANIEDAKSLLNIKEQNLTSVQEILITMQEKATQAANDTLDSQARDLVTRQLQSLAAEITTTLTTASYGDVSLNTSSAFTFQVGEEASESFVVENSDEQAETLSLGTLNDGIASWDALSGTGYIMYTETDIFTRFGANPGFNTAENLVAVVNQGGQWYWSSWGGLTAFTPENSDQLLAEVDFDSDTVVNLEGTETTIEGISAGYESGDLVITPNQFGTPPAGSPEDFHVQGTSVVIPPPTLADELTFSAAQLTVSTAAAARSLMGSVESALETLNTEIQAIGEYQQMLTLKSEFLSTKRINASQAKSRIMDADFAKEQIELAKLEILQNTGASSLSQAVSDNNLVLQLL